A part of Streptomyces sp. NBC_01235 genomic DNA contains:
- a CDS encoding PIN domain-containing protein, producing MFADLHPDVAVPKGVWRWIEAAQYRLAQRAQHQSLSTVDWVVCATAAHHGLVVLHDDNDFRAAARILTDLTERSVFSAPE from the coding sequence ATGTTCGCCGATCTCCATCCGGACGTCGCAGTGCCCAAGGGCGTGTGGCGGTGGATCGAGGCCGCGCAGTACAGGCTCGCCCAGCGTGCCCAGCATCAGAGCCTCTCCACCGTCGACTGGGTCGTCTGCGCGACGGCGGCCCACCACGGCCTGGTCGTCCTGCACGACGACAACGACTTCCGCGCCGCTGCCCGCATCCTCACGGATCTCACCGAACGAAGCGTTTTCTCCGCCCCGGAGTGA